A stretch of Spirochaetaceae bacterium DNA encodes these proteins:
- a CDS encoding nucleotidyltransferase domain-containing protein, protein MHSLIEQHRNAILSIAERHGIRDVRVFGSMARDDADDTSDVDLLVSLPPQRTGLSLGAMLMDVQELLHRRVDVVTENSIHPALRERILQGAQPL, encoded by the coding sequence ATGCACTCCCTGATCGAACAACACCGCAACGCGATTCTATCGATTGCCGAACGGCATGGGATCCGGGACGTAAGGGTCTTTGGGTCCATGGCGCGGGACGATGCCGACGATACCAGCGACGTCGACCTCCTAGTGTCGCTGCCTCCTCAGAGGACCGGCCTCAGCCTCGGCGCGATGCTGATGGACGTTCAGGAACTCCTTCATCGACGCGTGGATGTCGTCACCGAGAATAGTATCCACCCTGCCCTTCGTGAGCGGATCCTGCAAGGGGCGCAGCCGCTGTGA